From the Pseudomonas baltica genome, one window contains:
- a CDS encoding MFS transporter: MSSTTSHSRALPGKREQFSTRVAFFVTGFSMSSWAPLVPLAKQRVGIDDGTLGLVLLCLGGGSILAMPLAGYLTARLGCRRVISVAGLLVCLMLPLLASVSNLSALVAAVLVFGAAMGMLDCAINIQAIIVEKASERAMMSGFHGLFSLGGIIGAAGVTGLLSAGLTPLIAILVVVAVLLVALYRAAAHLLPFGSASDGPLFAVPHGIVLFLSVLCFIVFLTEGAMLDWSAVFLVSQRHMDASYAGLGYAAFAATMTVGRLTGDAIVNRLGGARVTILGGACAAAGIAISLWVPAWPAALLGYALVGAGCSNIVPVLYTAVGRQTSMPQSAAIPAMTSLGYAGILMGPAAIGLISHLSSLSLAIGVLIPLLLAVACSGRYLRQ, from the coding sequence ATGTCCTCTACGACCTCCCATTCACGGGCGTTGCCCGGCAAACGCGAACAGTTTTCTACCCGCGTGGCGTTTTTCGTCACCGGTTTTTCCATGTCCAGTTGGGCGCCGCTGGTGCCGTTGGCCAAGCAGCGCGTTGGCATCGACGATGGAACCTTGGGCCTGGTGCTGCTGTGTCTGGGCGGTGGCTCCATTCTGGCCATGCCCCTGGCCGGCTACCTGACGGCACGGCTGGGTTGCCGCCGAGTGATCAGCGTCGCCGGGTTGTTGGTCTGCCTGATGCTGCCGCTGCTGGCCAGTGTTTCCAACCTGTCGGCATTGGTGGCGGCGGTGCTGGTGTTTGGCGCCGCCATGGGAATGCTCGACTGCGCGATCAATATCCAGGCGATCATCGTCGAGAAGGCCAGCGAGCGGGCCATGATGTCGGGCTTTCACGGGTTGTTCAGCCTCGGCGGGATCATCGGGGCAGCGGGCGTGACGGGGCTGCTCAGCGCAGGCCTGACGCCGCTGATCGCCATCCTGGTAGTAGTGGCGGTATTGCTGGTGGCGCTTTATCGCGCAGCAGCGCATCTGCTGCCGTTTGGCAGTGCCAGCGACGGACCGTTGTTCGCCGTGCCTCACGGCATCGTGCTGTTCCTCAGCGTGCTGTGCTTCATCGTATTCCTCACCGAGGGTGCGATGCTGGACTGGAGCGCGGTATTTCTGGTGTCGCAGCGGCACATGGACGCCAGCTATGCAGGCCTCGGCTATGCCGCCTTCGCCGCAACCATGACCGTGGGCCGGCTGACGGGCGATGCCATCGTCAACCGCCTCGGTGGGGCGCGGGTGACCATCCTCGGCGGTGCCTGTGCTGCCGCTGGTATCGCGATTTCGCTATGGGTACCGGCCTGGCCGGCGGCGCTGCTGGGCTATGCCTTGGTCGGGGCAGGATGCTCGAACATCGTGCCGGTGCTCTACACCGCAGTCGGGCGGCAGACCAGCATGCCGCAGAGCGCGGCCATTCCGGCGATGACCTCGTTGGGCTACGCGGGGATTCTCATGGGGCCAGCGGCGATCGGCTTGATTTCCCACCTCAGCAGTTTGTCGCTGGCCATCGGCGTGTTGATCCCGTTGCTACTGGCGGTTGCCTGCAGCGGTCGCTATCTGCGTCAGTAG
- a CDS encoding GFA family protein, translating to MHLEGSCHCGAVTFSLDSAHPYPYQRCYCSICRKTQGGGGYAINLGGDATTLKVQGRKNISIYHAKMREKGEQRSHASSAERHFCHLCASALWLFSPEWPELIHPFASAIDTPLPVPPEHTHLLLDSKAPWVEVQAGPKDQQFEKYPKESIADWHQRLGLEK from the coding sequence ATGCACCTGGAAGGATCTTGCCATTGCGGCGCCGTCACCTTCAGCCTCGACAGCGCCCACCCGTACCCTTATCAACGCTGCTACTGCTCGATTTGCCGCAAGACCCAGGGCGGTGGCGGCTATGCCATCAACCTGGGTGGCGATGCGACGACCCTCAAGGTCCAGGGCCGCAAGAACATCAGCATCTATCACGCGAAAATGCGCGAGAAGGGCGAGCAACGCAGCCACGCCAGTAGCGCCGAGCGGCATTTCTGCCACCTGTGCGCAAGTGCGTTGTGGCTGTTCAGCCCTGAATGGCCAGAGCTGATTCACCCCTTCGCCAGCGCCATCGATACACCGCTACCCGTGCCGCCGGAGCATACCCATTTGTTGCTCGACTCCAAGGCGCCCTGGGTCGAGGTCCAGGCCGGGCCCAAGGACCAGCAGTTCGAAAAATATCCCAAGGAGTCGATCGCCGACTGGCATCAGCGGTTGGGGTTGGAGAAATAG
- a CDS encoding FUSC family protein has translation MKLQKTFPLPFWLRRVLRPLLDPYRRYRHARLIHAGRIVVSLLASILLTTGLNLPHGEWASVTLLIVIGGLQHHGNIGKKSIERAWGTLIGAGLGLALVAQQNYLGLPLLTYVLMCLACGFFAYHAIGKGGYTALLSAITLFIVAGHGDNPMSDGLWRTVDILIGIALALAFSFALPLYAVYSWRYNLASGLRDCAQVHARLINGESVSSDELVRLMNRLNATMLQLRSLMPSVSKEVKVSMTQLDEIQRLFRMCLSSLELLGNLRPNVNDEGAMAVLRDNLLGEHRKIRHQFIAMARALQAGAIDRLERQMDAPPLRAVPAEWVGYQMMTVQLSHTLDAMQGKLARTARRWKI, from the coding sequence ATGAAATTACAGAAAACTTTTCCCCTGCCTTTTTGGTTGCGGCGCGTGTTGCGCCCGCTCCTGGACCCTTATCGCCGGTATCGGCATGCGCGGCTTATTCACGCCGGCCGCATCGTGGTCAGTCTGCTCGCGAGCATTTTGCTGACCACCGGCCTGAACCTGCCCCATGGCGAGTGGGCCTCGGTGACACTGCTGATCGTCATCGGCGGCTTGCAACACCACGGCAACATCGGCAAGAAATCCATCGAGCGCGCCTGGGGTACCTTGATCGGCGCCGGCCTGGGCCTGGCGCTGGTGGCACAGCAGAACTATCTGGGCCTGCCCCTGCTGACCTACGTGCTGATGTGCCTGGCCTGCGGGTTTTTCGCCTATCACGCCATTGGCAAGGGCGGCTACACGGCATTGCTGTCGGCGATTACCCTGTTCATCGTCGCCGGCCATGGCGACAATCCGATGTCCGACGGTTTGTGGCGCACGGTCGATATCCTCATCGGCATCGCCCTGGCGCTGGCGTTCTCCTTCGCGTTGCCGCTGTATGCGGTGTACTCGTGGCGCTACAACCTCGCCAGTGGCTTGCGTGATTGCGCACAGGTGCATGCGCGGCTCATCAACGGCGAATCGGTGAGCAGCGACGAATTGGTCAGGCTCATGAACCGACTCAACGCGACCATGCTGCAACTGCGCTCGCTGATGCCGTCGGTGTCCAAGGAAGTCAAGGTATCCATGACTCAGCTGGACGAGATCCAGCGCTTGTTCCGCATGTGCCTGAGCAGCCTTGAATTGCTCGGCAACCTGCGTCCCAACGTCAATGACGAAGGGGCCATGGCGGTGCTGCGTGACAACCTGCTGGGCGAGCACCGCAAGATTCGTCATCAGTTCATCGCCATGGCGCGCGCCCTGCAGGCGGGCGCCATCGATAGACTGGAACGCCAGATGGATGCCCCGCCACTGCGCGCCGTGCCCGCCGAATGGGTGGGTTATCAGATGATGACCGTGCAGCTGTCGCACACGTTGGATGCCATGCAGGGCAAGCTTGCGCGCACCGCGCGGCGGTGGAAGATCTGA
- a CDS encoding ABC transporter ATP-binding protein, which yields MPVLQRFRGFFVQAARAMGLVWQTSRGLFIGLIIATLVAGMLPALAAWVGQRIVDAVVHSMALPPSASGPPLWPVLRYVLLEAGVLALLAAAQRGLSVQQSLLRAQLGQKVNLLILEKAQTLSLLQFENSEFYDKLVRVRREASTRPLALVTKSLGLVQNLIQLISFAVLLVHFSPWALAILLIGALPVFFAEAHFSGDAFRLFTRRAPESRRQSYIEALLSQEAHIKEVKLFGFAPLLLQRYRDAYGRLYAEDRRLTLRRDSWGFALGLLGTAAFYLAYAWVVIDTVSGHISLGQMTMYLVLFKQGQSAVSSSLSAIGGLYEDGLYLADLHEYLAQPVTTVGGSLTVGIKPGDGLRLEGVGFRYPGAGRMTLEGIDLHLAPGRSVALVGENGSGKTTLIKLITRLYQPEQGRILLDGSDLQSWDEAALRERIGVIFQDYIRYQFSVGENLGVGDVRAFDDHQRWQEAAEQGMAAPFIEGLAQGYGTQLGRWFAGGQELSGGQWQKIALSRAYMRREADILILDEPTAALDASAEAAVFEHFRKYARGRMTLLISHRFSSVRNAEHIVVLDQGRVLERGDHASLMAAGGRYAQLFDLQARGYR from the coding sequence ATGCCAGTGCTCCAACGCTTCAGGGGTTTCTTTGTTCAAGCGGCGCGGGCCATGGGCCTGGTGTGGCAGACGTCACGCGGGCTGTTCATCGGCCTGATCATCGCCACCCTCGTGGCGGGGATGTTGCCAGCGCTGGCGGCCTGGGTCGGGCAGCGTATCGTCGACGCGGTGGTGCACTCCATGGCCCTGCCGCCCAGCGCGTCAGGCCCACCGCTGTGGCCGGTGTTGCGATATGTGTTGCTGGAGGCCGGTGTGCTGGCCTTGCTGGCGGCCGCGCAACGGGGGCTGTCGGTGCAGCAATCCTTGCTGCGCGCGCAGTTGGGGCAGAAGGTCAATCTGCTGATCCTTGAAAAGGCCCAGACGTTGTCGCTGCTGCAGTTTGAAAACTCCGAGTTCTACGACAAGCTGGTGCGCGTGCGTCGCGAAGCATCGACGCGGCCACTGGCTTTGGTGACCAAATCACTGGGGCTGGTGCAGAACCTGATCCAGCTGATCAGCTTCGCCGTGCTGCTGGTGCACTTTTCGCCTTGGGCGCTGGCGATATTGCTGATCGGCGCACTGCCGGTATTTTTTGCCGAGGCGCATTTCTCTGGGGATGCGTTCCGCCTGTTCACCCGGCGCGCCCCGGAAAGCCGTCGGCAAAGCTATATCGAAGCGCTGCTGTCCCAGGAGGCGCACATCAAGGAGGTCAAGCTGTTCGGCTTCGCGCCCCTGCTGTTGCAACGTTATCGCGACGCCTATGGCCGGCTCTATGCCGAGGACCGGCGCCTGACCTTGCGGCGCGACAGTTGGGGATTCGCCCTCGGGTTGCTGGGCACCGCAGCGTTTTACCTGGCGTATGCCTGGGTGGTGATCGACACCGTGAGCGGGCATATCAGCCTGGGGCAGATGACCATGTATCTGGTGCTGTTCAAGCAGGGGCAAAGCGCGGTGAGCAGCAGTCTGAGTGCGATCGGCGGCTTGTACGAAGATGGCTTGTACCTGGCGGATCTGCATGAGTATCTGGCGCAGCCGGTCACTACCGTTGGCGGCAGCCTGACCGTGGGGATCAAGCCGGGCGACGGCCTGCGTCTCGAAGGCGTGGGGTTTCGCTATCCTGGTGCCGGACGCATGACGCTCGAAGGCATCGACCTGCACCTGGCGCCTGGGCGCAGCGTAGCGCTGGTGGGCGAAAACGGTTCGGGCAAGACCACGCTGATCAAGCTGATCACCCGTCTTTATCAGCCCGAGCAGGGCCGCATCCTGTTGGATGGCAGCGACCTGCAAAGTTGGGATGAAGCCGCGCTGCGTGAGCGCATCGGGGTGATCTTCCAGGATTACATTCGCTATCAGTTTTCGGTCGGCGAGAACCTCGGTGTGGGCGATGTGCGCGCGTTCGACGATCACCAGCGCTGGCAGGAAGCTGCGGAGCAGGGCATGGCGGCGCCCTTTATCGAAGGCCTGGCCCAGGGCTATGGCACGCAATTGGGCCGTTGGTTTGCGGGAGGGCAGGAGCTGTCGGGCGGGCAATGGCAGAAGATCGCCTTGTCGCGGGCCTATATGCGCCGTGAGGCTGACATTCTCATTCTGGACGAGCCCACGGCGGCACTCGACGCCAGCGCCGAAGCGGCGGTGTTCGAACACTTTCGCAAATATGCGCGCGGACGTATGACGCTGTTGATCAGCCACCGCTTTTCCAGCGTGCGCAATGCCGAGCATATTGTCGTGCTGGATCAGGGCAGGGTGCTGGAGCGCGGCGACCACGCCAGCCTGATGGCGGCTGGCGGGCGTTATGCGCAGTTGTTCGATCTGCAGGCGCGGGGGTATAGGTGA
- a CDS encoding NAD(P)-dependent oxidoreductase gives MSSSPTPFNRLLLTGAAGGLGKVLRERLKPYANILRLSDIAEMPAATSAHEEVVRCDLADKQAVDQLVEGVDAILHFGGVSTEHSFETILGANICGTFHIYEAARRHGVKRVIFASSNHVIGFHQQTETLDAHCLRRPDSYYGLSKSYGEDLASFYFDRYGIETVSVRIGSSFPEPQNVRMLATWFSYDDLVQLMERALYASDVGHTVVYGVSDNKAGWWDNRYAAHLGYKPKDSSEPFREKVEALPPLPADDPQRIYQGGAFAAMGPFEGK, from the coding sequence CGCCTTTTGCTGACCGGTGCCGCTGGCGGCCTGGGCAAGGTCCTGCGCGAGCGCCTCAAGCCCTACGCCAACATCCTGCGGCTGTCCGATATCGCCGAGATGCCTGCAGCGACTTCGGCGCACGAGGAGGTCGTGCGCTGCGACCTGGCCGACAAACAGGCCGTCGACCAGCTCGTCGAAGGCGTCGATGCGATCCTGCACTTTGGTGGAGTGTCCACCGAGCATTCGTTCGAAACCATCCTCGGCGCCAACATCTGCGGCACCTTTCATATCTACGAGGCGGCCCGGCGCCATGGGGTCAAGCGGGTGATCTTCGCCAGTTCCAACCACGTCATCGGTTTTCATCAGCAGACCGAGACCCTGGACGCCCATTGCCTGCGACGCCCGGACAGCTATTACGGGCTGTCGAAGTCGTATGGTGAAGACCTGGCGAGTTTCTATTTCGATCGTTATGGCATCGAGACCGTCAGTGTGCGCATCGGCTCGTCCTTCCCGGAACCGCAGAACGTGCGGATGCTGGCCACCTGGTTCAGCTATGACGACCTGGTGCAGTTGATGGAGCGCGCGCTGTACGCCAGCGACGTAGGGCATACCGTGGTTTATGGGGTCTCGGACAACAAAGCCGGCTGGTGGGACAACCGTTATGCCGCGCACCTGGGCTATAAGCCCAAGGACAGCTCCGAGCCGTTCCGCGAGAAGGTCGAAGCCTTGCCGCCGCTACCGGCCGACGATCCGCAACGTATCTATCAGGGCGGTGCGTTCGCGGCGATGGGGCCGTTCGAGGGCAAGTAG